From a single Loigolactobacillus coryniformis subsp. coryniformis KCTC 3167 = DSM 20001 genomic region:
- the glyA gene encoding serine hydroxymethyltransferase — MDFHVDDQEVWQAIRQEEQRQEHNIELIASENIVSDAVRAAQGSVLTNKYAEGYPKHRFYGGCEYIDVIEQLAIDRAKELFGAEYANVQPHSGSGANMAAYSALLEPGDRVIGMSLAEGGHLTHGAPMSFSGQTYDFKSYGVDAKTGRIDFDAVRQLAHDFQPKLIVAGASAYSREIDFKQFREIADEVDAYLMVDMAHIAGLVAAGLHQSPVPYADIVTTTTHKTLRGPRGGLILAKEQYAKAINSAVFPGIQGGPLEHVIAGKAIALKEALQPEFKAYAQQIIVNAQAMAEVFAADERIKIISGGTDNHLMLLDVTKFGLTGRDVQDLLDTVSITVNKNTIPNEQNGPFRTSGIRVGTPAITTRGMKEAEAKQVAQLILRAIEQREDPNALAEVKRDVFALTEQFPINAKRFEF, encoded by the coding sequence ATGGATTTTCACGTTGATGATCAGGAAGTTTGGCAGGCAATTCGACAAGAGGAGCAACGGCAAGAACATAATATTGAGTTAATCGCATCGGAAAATATTGTTTCTGATGCGGTACGCGCTGCTCAGGGTAGTGTCTTAACTAATAAATATGCAGAAGGCTATCCAAAACATCGTTTTTATGGTGGCTGTGAATATATTGATGTGATCGAGCAATTGGCGATTGATCGTGCCAAAGAATTATTCGGTGCAGAGTACGCTAATGTTCAACCGCACTCTGGTTCTGGGGCTAATATGGCAGCCTATTCGGCTTTACTCGAACCCGGTGATCGTGTGATCGGGATGAGTCTTGCTGAAGGTGGACATTTGACGCACGGTGCACCAATGAGTTTTAGTGGTCAAACTTATGACTTCAAAAGTTATGGGGTAGATGCTAAAACGGGTCGGATTGATTTTGATGCAGTGCGTCAATTAGCCCATGATTTTCAACCTAAATTGATTGTCGCTGGTGCTTCGGCTTATAGCCGTGAGATCGACTTTAAGCAATTCCGTGAAATTGCTGATGAGGTTGATGCGTACTTAATGGTGGACATGGCCCACATTGCTGGTTTAGTAGCAGCGGGCCTACACCAAAGCCCTGTACCATATGCTGACATTGTTACTACGACCACCCATAAAACTTTACGTGGGCCACGTGGCGGCCTTATCTTGGCAAAAGAGCAATATGCTAAGGCAATCAACTCAGCAGTCTTTCCTGGCATCCAAGGTGGTCCGTTGGAGCATGTGATTGCTGGTAAGGCAATTGCTTTGAAAGAAGCTTTACAGCCAGAGTTTAAGGCCTATGCCCAGCAGATCATTGTTAATGCTCAAGCCATGGCCGAGGTTTTTGCTGCGGATGAGCGCATAAAAATTATTTCCGGTGGCACAGATAATCATTTAATGTTATTGGACGTCACAAAATTTGGTTTAACAGGTCGCGATGTTCAGGATCTGCTGGATACAGTCAGCATTACTGTCAATAAAAATACGATCCCTAACGAACAAAATGGCCCATTCCGGACTAGTGGGATTCGGGTGGGGACACCGGCGATCACAACTCGTGGTATGAAAGAAGCCGAAGCTAAGCAAGTGGCACAATTAATTTTACGGGCAATCGAGCAACGCGAAGATCCAAATGCATTGGCCGAAGTTAAGCGGGATGTATTCGCTTTAACGGAACAATTTCCGATCAATGCAAAAAGATTTGAATTTTAA
- the upp gene encoding uracil phosphoribosyltransferase, protein MGELHVIDHPLVQHKLTIIRDKKVGTQQFRQVVNEIATLMAYEVTRNMATEDVVVETPIAKTTQKSLTGKKVAIVPILRAGLGMVDGFLELIPAAKVGHIGMYRDHETLKPVEYFVKMPTDIDQRELFVVDPMLATGGSAIMAIDALKKRGAKQIKFVGLVAAPEGVKALQEAHPDVDIYVAGLDDYLNEDGYIVPGLGDAGDRLFGTK, encoded by the coding sequence ATGGGAGAACTACATGTAATTGACCATCCGTTAGTCCAGCACAAGTTAACGATCATTCGCGATAAAAAGGTGGGGACACAACAATTCCGCCAGGTTGTCAACGAAATCGCAACTTTAATGGCCTACGAAGTTACTCGTAATATGGCGACAGAAGATGTGGTCGTCGAAACCCCAATTGCAAAAACAACGCAAAAATCATTAACCGGTAAAAAGGTGGCTATTGTGCCAATTTTACGGGCCGGCTTGGGTATGGTCGATGGCTTCTTAGAATTGATTCCCGCAGCTAAAGTTGGTCATATTGGGATGTACCGTGACCATGAAACTTTGAAACCAGTCGAATACTTTGTCAAAATGCCGACTGATATTGATCAACGGGAATTGTTTGTTGTTGATCCAATGTTGGCTACCGGCGGTTCTGCGATCATGGCGATCGATGCCCTGAAAAAGCGCGGCGCAAAGCAAATCAAATTTGTCGGCTTGGTTGCAGCACCAGAAGGCGTCAAAGCCTTGCAAGAAGCACACCCCGATGTTGATATTTACGTCGCTGGTCTAGATGACTATCTAAATGAAGATGGCTACATCGTTCCAGGTTTAGGCGATGCTGGTGATCGACTATTCGGGACAAAATAA
- the atpB gene encoding F0F1 ATP synthase subunit A: protein MNEESYVVKFLGIPFNITNVVSGLIAMVIVFCLVWFLSRNLALRPKGKQNVLEWIIDFTNGIVSTNVPGEQGKRFNLLAFVLFLFIFVANQMGLLVQVIIGGKTLIKSPTADPMVTMSLALLVLLVSHYFGVMIFGFKGYLVNSYMRPVSFMLPINVLEEFTNFLTLAFRLYGNIFAGEVLLTLIGGVAKSHGLVTTIVALPLEMIWQGFSIFIGSIQAYVFVTLSMVYISKKVEVEE from the coding sequence GTGAATGAAGAGAGTTACGTTGTAAAGTTTTTGGGGATTCCCTTCAACATTACCAACGTTGTCTCAGGATTGATAGCAATGGTCATCGTATTCTGTTTGGTTTGGTTCTTGTCGCGTAATTTGGCATTACGGCCAAAAGGCAAGCAAAACGTGTTGGAATGGATCATTGATTTTACCAATGGTATTGTCTCGACTAACGTTCCTGGTGAGCAAGGGAAACGGTTCAATTTATTAGCTTTTGTACTGTTTTTATTTATTTTTGTTGCGAACCAAATGGGGCTGTTAGTGCAAGTCATTATTGGCGGCAAGACTTTGATCAAATCACCGACGGCTGATCCAATGGTTACGATGTCTTTAGCTCTGCTGGTCTTATTAGTATCACATTATTTTGGTGTTATGATCTTTGGTTTCAAGGGATATTTGGTCAATTCCTACATGCGACCAGTAAGTTTCATGTTACCAATTAATGTGCTGGAAGAGTTTACTAATTTCCTGACGCTAGCATTCCGTCTATACGGGAACATTTTTGCCGGTGAAGTGCTGCTGACTCTGATCGGCGGCGTCGCAAAGTCTCACGGCCTCGTGACAACAATTGTCGCGTTACCGCTGGAGATGATCTGGCAAGGATTCTCAATCTTCATTGGTAGTATCCAAGCTTATGTATTCGTCACCTTGTCCATGGTTTATATCTCGAAAAAAGTTGAAGTCGAAGAATAG
- the atpE gene encoding F0F1 ATP synthase subunit C, producing MNFIAAAITAAGAAIAAGYGNGKVISKTIESMARQPELSGQLRSTMFIGVGLIEALPIIAIVISFMLMSR from the coding sequence ATGAATTTTATTGCAGCAGCTATTACAGCCGCAGGTGCCGCTATCGCCGCAGGTTATGGTAACGGTAAAGTTATCTCCAAAACAATCGAAAGTATGGCTCGCCAACCAGAATTATCCGGTCAATTACGTAGTACGATGTTTATCGGTGTTGGTTTGATCGAAGCCCTTCCGATTATCGCCATCGTTATTTCATTCATGTTGATGTCGCGTTAA
- the atpF gene encoding F0F1 ATP synthase subunit B, giving the protein MLSHFVIGAASGLYIGDLLFYAISFIILVALIKHFAWGPVTKMMDERANKISGDLDYAEKSRNEATELAAKRQAELDRSQTEATSIVTTARQNGEKQRQTIIEQAQTDATTLKANAQKDIVQERADALKSAQNDVAALSIEIASKIIQKELNATDQKALIDSYIEGLGKQNGAR; this is encoded by the coding sequence ATGCTTTCACATTTCGTTATTGGTGCTGCCAGTGGTTTATACATTGGTGATCTATTGTTTTATGCCATTTCGTTCATTATCTTAGTTGCGTTGATCAAGCACTTTGCTTGGGGACCAGTGACTAAAATGATGGATGAACGGGCCAACAAGATTTCTGGTGACTTGGACTATGCGGAAAAGTCCCGGAATGAAGCGACTGAATTAGCGGCTAAACGCCAAGCTGAATTAGATCGTTCACAAACAGAAGCCACTAGTATTGTGACAACTGCGCGCCAAAATGGTGAAAAGCAGCGACAAACCATCATCGAACAAGCACAAACTGATGCAACAACTTTAAAGGCTAATGCCCAAAAAGATATTGTTCAAGAACGTGCGGATGCACTGAAGAGTGCCCAAAATGATGTCGCTGCCTTATCTATTGAGATTGCTTCTAAAATCATTCAAAAAGAACTGAATGCCACTGACCAAAAGGCACTGATTGATTCTTATATCGAAGGGTTGGGGAAGCAAAATGGCGCTAGATAA
- the atpH gene encoding ATP synthase F1 subunit delta produces the protein MALDKYTIGQRYGTALFDLATEQGTIDAVYADVAALQQVFADTPTLAATLTNATLTLEQKQPILTSLQQGATDSVKNLIQMVFDYGRMNEMPFILAAFMQRYDQVNGIVHAKVTSAVALTTEQQQALSTQLAARLGAKQITIDNTVDEAVIGGVIVEANNLVIDGSIRSKLAQVRQLLLG, from the coding sequence ATGGCGCTAGATAAGTATACGATCGGGCAACGTTATGGCACGGCCTTATTTGATCTAGCGACAGAACAAGGAACGATCGATGCGGTTTATGCCGACGTTGCTGCATTACAGCAAGTATTTGCTGATACACCAACTTTGGCGGCCACACTGACTAATGCGACGTTGACCTTAGAACAAAAGCAACCTATTTTAACTAGCTTGCAACAAGGTGCAACTGACAGTGTTAAAAACTTGATCCAAATGGTTTTTGATTATGGTCGGATGAATGAAATGCCATTTATCCTAGCTGCATTTATGCAACGTTATGACCAAGTTAATGGTATTGTCCATGCTAAAGTGACATCGGCAGTTGCTTTGACGACGGAGCAGCAGCAGGCTTTATCGACACAATTAGCGGCCCGTTTAGGTGCTAAACAGATCACAATCGATAATACGGTTGATGAAGCCGTGATCGGTGGCGTGATCGTTGAAGCTAATAATTTGGTTATTGACGGCAGTATTCGCAGTAAGCTTGCACAAGTTCGGCAATTACTATTAGGTTAA
- the atpA gene encoding F0F1 ATP synthase subunit alpha has translation MSIKAEEISSLIKQQLANYSADLSVEEVGTVTYVGDGIARAHGLDNAMANELLEFQNGSYGMAQNLETNDVGIIIMGSYDDIREGDTVKRTGRIMEVPVGDNMIGRVINSLGQPIDGQGEIKTDHTRPIEFKAPGVMDRQSVYEPLQTGLKAIDSLVPIGRGQRELIIGDRKTGKTSIAIDTIINQKDQDMICIYVAIGQKESTVRAQVEALRRYGALDYTIVVTAGPSEPAPMLYLAPYAGAAIGEYFMYNGKHVLIIYDDLSKQAAAYREISLLLRRPPGREAYPGDIFYTHSRLLERAAKLSEKLGGGSMTALPVIETQAGDVSAYIPTNVISITDGQIFLDSDLFYSGTRPAIDAGTSVSRVGGDAQIKAMKKVAGTLRVDLASYRELESFAQFGSDLDAATQAKLNRGRRTVEILKQPVHKPLPVEKQVLILYALRQGYLDSVPVDDLSRYEAELFNFFDGSHADVLAAIAKTGKLPEDDSLDDGIKAFAATFKASATAAAAN, from the coding sequence ATGAGCATCAAGGCTGAGGAAATCAGTTCTTTGATCAAACAGCAATTAGCTAACTATTCAGCTGATTTGTCTGTTGAAGAAGTCGGTACCGTAACCTACGTCGGTGATGGTATCGCAAGAGCACATGGCCTCGACAACGCAATGGCCAATGAATTGCTGGAATTCCAAAACGGTTCATATGGTATGGCGCAAAATTTGGAAACAAATGATGTCGGGATCATTATTATGGGTTCATATGACGACATTCGTGAAGGCGATACGGTTAAACGTACTGGCCGGATCATGGAAGTTCCTGTTGGCGACAACATGATCGGCCGGGTCATCAACTCATTAGGACAGCCAATTGATGGTCAGGGTGAGATCAAAACAGATCACACACGTCCTATTGAATTTAAGGCACCTGGTGTTATGGATCGTCAGTCCGTCTATGAACCACTACAAACAGGTTTGAAAGCAATCGATTCGTTAGTTCCAATTGGTCGCGGTCAGCGTGAATTGATCATTGGTGACCGTAAGACAGGTAAGACTTCAATTGCCATCGATACGATCATCAATCAAAAAGATCAGGACATGATCTGTATTTATGTTGCGATTGGCCAAAAGGAATCAACAGTACGTGCTCAGGTCGAAGCACTCCGTCGTTACGGTGCATTGGATTATACCATTGTCGTAACTGCCGGTCCTTCTGAACCAGCACCAATGCTCTACTTGGCACCTTATGCCGGCGCGGCAATCGGTGAATACTTCATGTACAACGGCAAGCATGTTTTGATCATTTATGATGATTTATCAAAACAGGCAGCAGCTTATCGTGAAATTTCCTTGCTGTTACGGCGTCCGCCAGGTCGTGAAGCGTACCCTGGTGATATTTTCTATACCCATTCACGTTTATTGGAACGTGCTGCTAAATTAAGTGAAAAGCTCGGCGGCGGTTCAATGACTGCTCTGCCAGTTATTGAAACTCAAGCTGGTGACGTTTCCGCTTATATTCCAACTAACGTTATTTCAATTACTGATGGTCAGATTTTCTTGGATAGCGACTTATTCTATTCAGGAACACGGCCAGCAATCGATGCCGGGACTTCTGTTTCTCGTGTCGGTGGTGACGCTCAGATCAAGGCAATGAAGAAAGTTGCCGGGACTTTGCGTGTGGATCTAGCTTCTTATCGTGAATTGGAAAGCTTTGCGCAATTCGGTTCTGATTTGGATGCAGCAACACAAGCGAAGTTAAATCGTGGTCGGCGGACTGTTGAGATCCTTAAACAACCTGTGCATAAGCCATTACCTGTTGAAAAACAAGTTTTGATCCTTTATGCATTGCGTCAAGGCTATCTAGACAGTGTACCGGTTGACGATTTGAGCCGTTACGAAGCTGAATTATTCAATTTCTTCGATGGTAGTCATGCTGATGTTTTAGCCGCAATTGCTAAGACCGGTAAATTACCTGAGGATGATTCATTAGATGACGGTATCAAGGCTTTTGCAGCCACATTTAAAGCGAGTGCAACTGCAGCAGCCGCGAACTAG
- a CDS encoding F0F1 ATP synthase subunit gamma, whose amino-acid sequence MAESLTEIKRRIASTKSTEKITQAMQMVSAAKLNQIEKKSTAYQLYSSKIREIVTHMAAAQLLAINNANDLREKNDEPQTTQDQLKVSSMLQQRPIKKTGYLVITSDRGLVGSYNSSVIKAVTDMITNDHKSADEYVFMAVGGTGADFFKNRGMNIAYEYRGVSDVPTFNEVREIVTTAVSMYDSGVFDELYVCYNHHVNTLRSEFRAEKMLPITDLDVTEVQDQHIEYIADPSQEEVLDAILPQYAASLIFGALMDAKAAEHSAGMNAMRSATDNANDLIDKLTLTYNRARQGAITQELTEITAGASALE is encoded by the coding sequence ATGGCTGAATCATTAACTGAGATCAAACGCCGGATCGCATCGACTAAAAGTACCGAAAAAATCACCCAGGCCATGCAAATGGTTTCGGCGGCTAAGTTGAATCAGATCGAAAAGAAATCGACCGCTTATCAGCTATACTCTTCTAAAATTCGTGAAATCGTGACCCACATGGCAGCTGCACAGTTGTTGGCAATTAATAATGCCAATGATCTGCGTGAAAAAAATGATGAGCCACAAACCACTCAGGATCAGCTTAAAGTCAGCAGTATGCTCCAACAGCGACCAATCAAAAAGACTGGTTACTTGGTCATTACTTCTGACCGTGGTTTAGTCGGTAGTTATAACAGTAGTGTCATCAAAGCCGTTACTGATATGATCACCAACGACCACAAATCTGCTGATGAATACGTCTTTATGGCGGTTGGTGGTACAGGTGCAGATTTCTTTAAGAATCGGGGCATGAATATTGCCTACGAATATCGTGGTGTTAGTGATGTCCCAACTTTTAATGAAGTGCGGGAGATCGTAACAACTGCGGTTTCGATGTACGATTCTGGTGTATTTGATGAGTTATACGTTTGCTACAACCATCATGTCAATACATTACGTTCAGAATTCCGTGCTGAAAAGATGTTACCAATCACTGATTTAGATGTTACTGAAGTGCAAGATCAGCACATTGAGTACATTGCAGATCCTTCACAAGAAGAAGTGCTGGATGCAATTTTACCGCAGTATGCCGCTAGTTTGATTTTTGGTGCCTTAATGGATGCCAAAGCTGCTGAACATTCTGCCGGTATGAATGCAATGCGTAGTGCAACTGATAATGCCAATGATTTGATCGATAAATTGACGTTGACCTATAACCGGGCGCGTCAAGGTGCGATCACACAAGAACTTACAGAAATTACGGCTGGGGCCAGTGCATTAGAATAG
- the atpD gene encoding F0F1 ATP synthase subunit beta, which yields MSAGKIVQVMGPVVDVSFPLDGSLPDINNALLVRKAKDETVTLEVALELGDGVMRTIAMESTDGLQRGMVVDDTGSSISVPVGKATLGRVFNVLGETIDFGDKFPADAERSSIHKPSPDFEDLSTSSEILETGIKVIDLLEPYLRGGKIGLFGGAGVGKTVLIQELIHNIAEEHGGISVFTGVGERTREGNDLYYEMKESGVIDNTAMVFGQMNEPPGARMRVALTGVTLAEYFRDVAGQDVLLFIDNIFRFTQAGSEVSALLGRLPSAVGYQPTLATEMGQLQERITSTKKGSITSIQAVYVPADDYTDPAPATEFAHLDATTNLERSLTQQGIYPAVDPLASSSSALDPEIVGEEHYRVATEVQQVLQRYRELQDIISILGMDELSDEEKIIVARARRIQFFLSQNFSVAEKFTGQPGAYVPVAETVKGFKEILAGKYDDLPEDAFRGVGPIEEVVEKAKKMGYGQDSATAAEPKKAAAN from the coding sequence ATGAGTGCTGGTAAAATTGTCCAAGTTATGGGCCCAGTTGTCGATGTTTCGTTTCCTTTAGATGGTTCACTCCCTGATATCAATAACGCACTGCTCGTCCGTAAAGCAAAAGACGAAACAGTGACGTTGGAAGTTGCGTTGGAATTAGGCGATGGCGTTATGCGTACGATCGCTATGGAATCTACCGATGGATTACAACGAGGTATGGTCGTTGATGATACTGGTAGTTCTATTTCCGTACCAGTTGGTAAAGCAACTTTAGGGCGTGTATTCAACGTTTTAGGTGAAACAATCGATTTTGGTGATAAATTCCCGGCGGATGCTGAACGTAGCAGTATCCACAAACCATCACCAGATTTTGAAGATTTAAGTACATCTTCAGAAATTCTTGAAACAGGGATCAAAGTAATTGATCTGCTTGAACCTTACCTTCGTGGTGGGAAGATCGGTTTATTCGGTGGTGCCGGTGTCGGTAAAACCGTTTTGATCCAGGAGTTAATTCATAATATTGCCGAAGAACATGGCGGTATTTCTGTCTTTACCGGTGTCGGTGAACGGACACGTGAAGGTAATGACTTGTATTACGAAATGAAGGAATCCGGCGTTATCGATAACACAGCGATGGTGTTCGGTCAGATGAATGAACCACCTGGTGCCCGGATGCGGGTTGCCTTGACTGGGGTCACATTAGCGGAATACTTCCGTGATGTTGCGGGCCAGGATGTGCTATTGTTTATCGATAACATTTTCCGGTTCACCCAGGCCGGCTCTGAAGTTTCCGCGCTGTTAGGTCGTTTGCCATCAGCCGTAGGTTATCAGCCAACATTGGCTACTGAAATGGGCCAATTGCAGGAACGGATTACCTCAACGAAAAAGGGTTCTATTACTTCGATTCAGGCGGTTTATGTCCCTGCCGATGACTATACCGATCCAGCGCCAGCAACTGAATTTGCTCATTTGGACGCAACGACTAACTTGGAACGTTCATTGACACAACAAGGGATTTATCCTGCTGTCGATCCATTGGCTTCTTCATCAAGTGCCTTGGATCCCGAAATTGTTGGTGAAGAGCATTACCGTGTTGCCACTGAAGTTCAGCAAGTGCTCCAACGTTACCGTGAACTACAAGACATTATCTCGATCTTAGGGATGGATGAATTGTCTGATGAAGAAAAGATTATCGTTGCGCGTGCGCGGCGGATTCAATTCTTCTTATCACAGAACTTTAGTGTTGCCGAGAAATTTACTGGTCAACCAGGTGCTTACGTGCCTGTTGCTGAAACAGTTAAAGGCTTTAAAGAAATCTTGGCTGGTAAATATGACGATCTTCCTGAAGATGCCTTCCGTGGTGTTGGCCCGATCGAAGAAGTTGTTGAAAAGGCGAAGAAGATGGGTTACGGTCAAGATAGTGCGACGGCTGCTGAACCTAAAAAAGCTGCAGCTAATTAG
- a CDS encoding F0F1 ATP synthase subunit epsilon — MADKPVLTVNIVTPDGIVYDHHATMVIVKALDGQLGIMPNHEPIIAPLQIDEVRVKRVDNPGHEDAIAVNGGFMEMSNNVASIVADSAERERDIDVSRAQLAEQRAEERIKTAKAKHDADELARAQIKLRRAVNRINVAKH; from the coding sequence ATGGCTGACAAACCAGTTTTGACAGTTAATATTGTCACTCCTGATGGGATCGTATACGATCATCACGCAACGATGGTTATTGTGAAGGCCCTCGATGGACAATTGGGGATCATGCCGAATCATGAACCAATCATTGCACCGCTACAAATTGATGAAGTTCGCGTTAAACGTGTAGATAATCCGGGACACGAAGATGCAATTGCCGTTAATGGTGGTTTCATGGAAATGTCCAACAATGTTGCTTCAATCGTCGCTGATTCAGCAGAACGAGAACGTGATATTGATGTATCACGGGCACAGTTAGCTGAACAACGCGCTGAAGAGCGGATCAAAACGGCTAAAGCAAAGCATGATGCGGATGAATTGGCACGGGCGCAAATTAAGTTACGCCGTGCGGTGAACCGAATCAATGTAGCTAAACATTAA
- a CDS encoding DUF1146 family protein, producing the protein MQNIGIQAVITLASYFIFTGVAFWALQAVRFDHLLRAGHVPQAQTLFIILAAVLGYLCTSFFLSFIDNTRNLIFLLR; encoded by the coding sequence ATGCAGAACATCGGTATTCAAGCAGTAATTACATTGGCGTCTTATTTTATTTTTACCGGTGTGGCGTTTTGGGCTTTACAGGCGGTGCGCTTTGATCATTTACTGCGTGCCGGTCATGTCCCTCAGGCGCAGACTTTGTTTATTATTTTAGCTGCTGTTTTAGGTTATCTATGTACTAGCTTTTTCTTAAGTTTTATCGATAACACCCGTAACTTGATTTTCTTGTTACGTTAA
- the murA gene encoding UDP-N-acetylglucosamine 1-carboxyvinyltransferase, producing the protein MEKLIVRGGQTLNGTVEIEGAKNAVLPILAASILASEGQMTLDNVPILSDVFTMNEVLNMLQLNLEFDQLRKTIVLDATGELSFEAPLEYVSKMRASIVVLGPLLARLGHARVAMPGGCAIGTRPIDLHLKGFEALGATIEQHAGYIDAWADKLVGSNIYLDFPSVGATQNIMMAATLAEGTTVIENVAREPEIVDLANVLNKMGAKVVGAGTDTLRIEGVKSLHGCSHSIIQDRIEAGTFMVAAAITGGNVLIKDAIKEHNKPLISKLEEMGVTVVENDAGVRIIGNQQLRPTSVKTLPHPGFPTDMQAQMTVLQLAATGTSLMTETVFENRFMHLDELRRMNADFKIEGSSVLLYGPTEFNGAEVAASDLRAAAALAIAGLVAKGFTRVTNLKYLDRGYYHFQQKLRALGAQIIRVTEPANQERLDAASFAKELAYQQEQDRVQSLATMIKR; encoded by the coding sequence ATGGAAAAATTGATCGTGCGCGGTGGTCAAACATTGAACGGAACGGTTGAAATCGAAGGTGCCAAAAATGCAGTTTTACCTATTTTGGCAGCTAGTATCTTGGCTTCTGAAGGCCAGATGACATTGGATAATGTGCCGATTTTATCTGATGTGTTTACGATGAATGAAGTTTTGAATATGTTGCAACTGAATTTAGAATTTGATCAGTTGCGTAAGACGATCGTGCTGGATGCGACTGGGGAGTTATCCTTTGAAGCACCACTAGAGTACGTTTCAAAAATGCGGGCATCAATCGTTGTTTTAGGCCCATTGTTGGCGCGTTTAGGTCATGCGCGTGTGGCTATGCCTGGTGGCTGTGCAATTGGCACGCGCCCGATTGATCTGCATCTAAAAGGTTTCGAAGCTTTAGGTGCGACGATCGAACAGCATGCTGGTTATATTGATGCATGGGCGGACAAATTAGTCGGTAGTAATATTTACTTAGATTTTCCTAGCGTTGGTGCCACACAAAATATTATGATGGCAGCAACCTTAGCTGAAGGCACTACTGTGATCGAAAATGTTGCTCGGGAACCGGAAATCGTTGATCTAGCTAACGTACTTAATAAAATGGGTGCTAAAGTGGTTGGCGCCGGAACTGATACGTTGCGGATCGAAGGCGTTAAGTCGTTACATGGTTGCAGTCACAGCATTATTCAAGATCGGATCGAAGCTGGAACATTTATGGTGGCAGCGGCGATCACCGGTGGTAACGTGTTGATCAAAGATGCAATCAAAGAACATAATAAACCATTGATTTCTAAGCTAGAAGAAATGGGTGTCACTGTCGTCGAAAATGATGCTGGTGTTCGAATCATCGGTAATCAACAGTTACGGCCAACTAGCGTTAAAACACTGCCACATCCAGGCTTCCCAACGGATATGCAAGCACAAATGACTGTGTTGCAATTAGCAGCTACGGGAACGAGCTTGATGACGGAAACCGTCTTTGAAAATCGCTTTATGCATTTAGATGAATTGCGCCGCATGAATGCTGATTTTAAAATTGAAGGCAGTTCAGTTTTGTTATATGGACCGACTGAATTTAATGGTGCGGAAGTGGCAGCTTCTGATTTACGTGCGGCTGCTGCATTGGCAATCGCTGGTTTGGTTGCTAAGGGCTTTACTCGGGTCACTAACTTAAAATACTTAGATCGTGGGTACTATCATTTTCAGCAAAAATTACGTGCGTTGGGGGCTCAGATCATACGGGTGACTGAACCAGCTAATCAAGAGCGTCTGGATGCTGCTTCTTTTGCTAAGGAATTAGCTTATCAACAAGAACAGGATCGCGTGCAGAGTTTAGCAACAATGATCAAGCGATAA